The Negativicutes bacterium genomic sequence TCTACCTTTGCCGATGTCTTCGCGATGGTTCGCCGCATCGTTTTAATTGTTTTTTCCGTGGAGTTTTTAGGCGCGGTGATCCTGACCTGGCGTTTTTCTTATCGCTATCCTTTCCCGGAAGCATTGGGGAAAGGCGTCTTTCAGGCGATTTCCGCTTTTTGCAACGCTGGTTTTGATTTACACGGTGATTCGCTATCCGGTCCTTTCAGCAGCCTGACTGCCTGGAATAACGATCCGATTACGATTTTAACCACCAGCCTGCTGATCATCATCGGTGGACTCGGCTTTATTGTTTGGACCGACCTGATCGATTATCGGAAGACGCATAAATTAGCTTATCACAGCAAAGTTGTTTTGCGGATGACCGGCTTTTTGCTGGCGGTCGGCACCGTTTCGATTCTTGGCTTGGAATACAGCAATAGCGCGAATCTCTATTCCCTCGGATCATTGCCTGTTTGGCAGCGCCCTTTGGCTGCCTTCTTTCAATCGGTCACCGCCCGTACAGCCGGTTTTAACAGCATCGACCAGGCTTCTCTGCATGACAGTTCAAAACTAATCACCTCAATACTGATGTTTATCGGAGCTGCACCCGCCTCTACGGGCGGCGGGATCAAATGCACCACCTTTGGCGTGATCATTGCCACGATTTTTTCTGATATTCGTGGTTTTGAAGAAACACTTTTATTCCGGCATCGTATCAATCGGGAAGTGTTTACGCGGGCAATGGCGATCATGGGTTTGGCGCTTTGTATCGTGCTTGTCGCCACCATGGCGATTTGTATCATCGAAACAGAGGCTTTGGATCGGAAAACCTTTGATTTGAATGATGTACTTTTAGAAGCAGTTTCGGCATTCGGCACCGTTGGCTTAACCTCTGTCGGTACATCGAATTTACATCCGGCAAGTTGGGCGGTTCTGATCCCTTGTATGTTCCTGGGACGCGTCGGCCCGGCTTCCTTTGCCATCAGTTTATCCATGAAGCGCAGCAAACGCGAACTGATTTATCCGGAAGGCAGAACGTTGGTCGGTTAAGCGCGGCCGATTAAGCGCGAACCGGTGAAACGCCGGGCTTCCGCACAAAAGGAACTGTAGCAATTTTTCGTTTTGCTACAGCTCCTCGCTTTGTTTTCTCCCATCTTCGTGCTATAATAAGATATCTTCAAAAATAGTCTGGGAGGTGGAATCGGTTCATGAATGTAGAATTTTTAGGTGCGGCGATGTCTGTGACAGGATCTTGCTATTTGGTTACCGTCGGTCATTATAAATTTCTCTTGGACTGC encodes the following:
- a CDS encoding Trk family potassium uptake protein, which translates into the protein MAVIKKTKHKNPLRPLRRWIGEKPIRLIIFSFLVVILIGTCLLMLPIASQNHVSAGFLRALFVSTSATCVTGLVVVDTATYWTTFGKVVIICLIQVGGLGLVTLTSFFFSVLKKKASLKTRIVTQESIATSTFADVFAMVRRIVLIVFSVEFLGAVILTWRFSYRYPFPEALGKGVFQAISAFCNAGFDLHGDSLSGPFSSLTAWNNDPITILTTSLLIIIGGLGFIVWTDLIDYRKTHKLAYHSKVVLRMTGFLLAVGTVSILGLEYSNSANLYSLGSLPVWQRPLAAFFQSVTARTAGFNSIDQASLHDSSKLITSILMFIGAAPASTGGGIKCTTFGVIIATIFSDIRGFEETLLFRHRINREVFTRAMAIMGLALCIVLVATMAICIIETEALDRKTFDLNDVLLEAVSAFGTVGLTSVGTSNLHPASWAVLIPCMFLGRVGPASFAISLSMKRSKRELIYPEGRTLVG